In one window of bacterium DNA:
- a CDS encoding aromatic aminobenezylarsenical efflux permease ArsG family transporter: METIGWVGGALWLGLLTAISPCPLASNLAAISFLGREAKPLRVLGGGLLYATGRSLAYVALGALLGFGILSAPGLSRWLQTVLSPLLGPLLVLIGLALLGWLPLPSLGGGRDDQAWQGRRERWGLWSALPMGLLFALAFCPVSAALYFGSLLPLGVASGQPILVPLIYGLGTALPVALFAIVLAWSAGAVGRLFAQATTLERWMRLATAIFLIGLGLVLLWTRVWAPLLGF, translated from the coding sequence ATGGAGACGATCGGCTGGGTGGGTGGCGCCTTGTGGCTGGGCCTGCTCACGGCGATCAGTCCCTGTCCGCTGGCTTCCAACCTGGCCGCCATCAGTTTCCTGGGCCGCGAAGCCAAGCCCCTGCGCGTGTTGGGAGGCGGACTGCTCTACGCGACCGGGCGCAGCCTGGCCTACGTCGCCCTGGGCGCCCTGCTCGGATTCGGGATTCTCTCGGCGCCTGGTCTGTCGCGCTGGCTGCAGACCGTGCTCAGCCCTCTGTTGGGGCCGCTGCTGGTCCTGATCGGCCTGGCCCTGCTCGGCTGGCTGCCGCTTCCCAGCCTGGGCGGTGGCAGGGATGACCAAGCCTGGCAAGGTCGCCGGGAACGCTGGGGGCTGTGGAGCGCCCTGCCCATGGGCCTTCTCTTCGCCCTGGCCTTCTGCCCCGTCTCCGCCGCCCTCTATTTTGGCAGCTTGCTGCCGCTGGGCGTGGCCTCCGGCCAACCGATCCTGGTTCCGCTCATCTATGGCCTGGGCACGGCCCTGCCCGTGGCTCTCTTCGCCATTGTCCTGGCCTGGAGCGCCGGCGCCGTCGGCCGCCTCTTCGCCCAGGCCACCACCCTTGAACGGTGGATGCGCCTCGCCACGGCCATCTTCCTCATCGGTCTGGGCCTGGTCCTGCTCTGGACGCGGGTGTGGGCTCCCTTGCTGGGGTTCTGA
- a CDS encoding nitrophenyl compound nitroreductase subunit ArsF family protein: protein MTTKTIVRNLLLLAVVASLGAFGLQKLGRQTGRLAAADSLAVAGPTGSVKLLYLHGTFRCETCNSIEEQAARAIREDFARQIEAGSLQFASLNVDEPVHEHYAEDFGLVSACLVLTDDRGPYGRWKLLPRTWELVRDPVGFREYVFQETQAFLAGGQ from the coding sequence ATGACAACCAAGACGATTGTACGCAACCTGTTGTTGCTGGCGGTGGTGGCCAGCCTGGGCGCTTTCGGCCTGCAGAAACTGGGGCGCCAAACCGGGAGGCTGGCGGCGGCGGATTCCCTGGCGGTGGCGGGCCCGACCGGATCGGTCAAACTGCTCTACCTGCACGGCACCTTCCGCTGCGAGACCTGCAATTCCATCGAGGAGCAGGCCGCCCGGGCCATCCGCGAGGATTTCGCGCGGCAGATCGAGGCGGGAAGCCTGCAGTTCGCCTCCCTCAACGTGGATGAGCCGGTCCACGAGCATTATGCCGAGGATTTTGGCCTGGTCTCCGCCTGTCTGGTCCTCACGGATGATCGCGGCCCCTATGGGCGCTGGAAACTGCTGCCCCGCACCTGGGAATTGGTGCGTGATCCAGTCGGCTTCCGTGAGTACGTCTTCCAGGAAACCCAGGCCTTCCTGGCCGGGGGCCAGTGA
- a CDS encoding thioredoxin family protein, with protein MRVQILGSGCPKCKLLAERTSEAARGVGLEIEVVKVTDITEILGYGVMSTPALAIDGQVKLSGKVPTVAELHQLLTTHA; from the coding sequence ATGAGAGTGCAGATTCTGGGAAGCGGCTGCCCCAAGTGCAAGCTGCTGGCGGAGCGGACCAGCGAGGCGGCGCGCGGCGTCGGACTGGAGATCGAGGTGGTCAAAGTGACGGACATCACGGAGATCCTGGGCTATGGCGTGATGAGCACGCCCGCCCTCGCCATCGACGGCCAGGTCAAGCTGAGCGGCAAGGTTCCGACCGTGGCCGAGTTGCATCAGTTGCTGACGACCCACGCATGA
- a CDS encoding permease produces MKERTKLLLILLVFAGCWFLPVESERLWSALRESFALVRWYAQEHVLLCLIPAFLIAGAISVFVSQGAVMKHLGPQASKRIAYPVAAVSGTILAVCSCTILPLFASIHKRGAGLGPATAFLYSGPAINVLAIILTARILGPGLGLARAVGAIVFSVVIGLLMHVIFRREEEARQAEGPVILPDDAKDRRLWQDGLYFAAMVGILVFANWGRPMAGETGPWAAIHSVKWVITGVLLLGLGATLISWFRKDELSAWVDSSWEYAKLILPLLLGGVLVAGLLLGGPDGTDKGLIPNAWIQQSVGGNSLWANLFASVVGAFMYFATLTEVPIMQGLLQSGMGKGPALALLLAGPALSLPSMLVIRSVMGTKKTVVFIGLVVALSTVAGLIYGSVA; encoded by the coding sequence GTGAAAGAGCGCACCAAGCTGCTCCTCATCCTGCTCGTCTTCGCCGGTTGCTGGTTCCTGCCGGTGGAGAGCGAGCGCCTGTGGAGCGCCCTGCGGGAAAGCTTCGCGCTGGTGAGGTGGTACGCCCAGGAGCACGTGCTCCTCTGCCTCATCCCCGCCTTCCTCATCGCCGGTGCCATCAGTGTCTTCGTCAGCCAGGGCGCCGTCATGAAACACCTCGGCCCGCAGGCCAGCAAGCGGATCGCCTATCCCGTCGCCGCCGTCTCGGGCACCATCCTGGCCGTCTGCTCCTGCACGATCCTGCCGCTCTTCGCCAGCATCCACAAGCGCGGCGCCGGTCTCGGTCCGGCCACCGCCTTCCTTTACTCCGGGCCGGCGATCAACGTCCTGGCCATCATCCTCACCGCCCGCATCCTGGGTCCCGGCCTGGGCCTTGCCCGCGCCGTGGGCGCCATCGTCTTCTCCGTCGTGATCGGCCTGCTCATGCACGTCATCTTCCGCCGGGAGGAGGAGGCGCGCCAGGCGGAGGGTCCGGTCATCCTCCCCGACGACGCCAAGGACAGGCGCCTGTGGCAGGACGGCCTCTATTTCGCCGCCATGGTGGGCATCCTCGTCTTCGCCAACTGGGGCCGGCCCATGGCGGGCGAGACTGGACCATGGGCCGCGATCCACTCCGTCAAATGGGTGATCACCGGGGTTCTCCTCCTCGGTCTGGGGGCCACCCTGATCTCCTGGTTCCGCAAGGACGAACTGAGCGCCTGGGTGGACTCCAGCTGGGAATACGCCAAGCTGATCCTACCCCTGTTGCTGGGTGGCGTGCTGGTGGCCGGCCTCTTGCTGGGCGGGCCGGACGGAACGGACAAGGGTCTCATTCCCAACGCCTGGATCCAGCAATCAGTGGGAGGCAATTCGCTTTGGGCCAATCTCTTCGCCTCCGTGGTGGGCGCCTTCATGTATTTCGCCACCCTGACCGAGGTCCCCATCATGCAAGGCCTCCTGCAATCGGGCATGGGCAAGGGGCCGGCCCTGGCCTTGCTGCTGGCCGGCCCGGCGCTTTCGCTGCCCAGCATGCTGGTCATCCGCAGCGTGATGGGCACGAAGAAAACGGTCGTCTTCATCGGCCTGGTCGTGGCTTTGTCCACCGTGGCCGGTCTGATCTATGGAAGCGTGGCTTGA
- a CDS encoding metalloregulator ArsR/SmtB family transcription factor, protein MTACASNVFRQQAVVLKALANESRLMIVDRLSHGECSVGELTGLLGCDRTTVSKHLALLRAHGIVQDRREGTTVYYRLLTPCVLNFFSCATQVLHELR, encoded by the coding sequence GTGACGGCTTGCGCCAGCAATGTCTTCCGGCAACAGGCCGTGGTGCTGAAAGCCCTGGCCAATGAGAGCCGCTTGATGATCGTGGACCGCCTCTCCCATGGCGAATGCTCGGTGGGTGAATTGACCGGACTGCTTGGCTGTGACCGCACCACCGTCTCCAAGCACCTGGCCTTGCTGCGCGCCCACGGCATCGTCCAGGACCGGCGCGAGGGGACAACCGTCTACTACCGGCTGCTCACGCCTTGCGTGCTCAACTTCTTCTCCTGCGCGACCCAGGTTCTGCACGAACTGCGGTAG
- a CDS encoding ABC transporter ATP-binding protein: protein MFTLERINKTYTSRRGLVKALDEISLTIEAGELMTITGPSGSGKTTLLLTLGGMIRPSSGSIRFKGEELAFSGSRKLAHFRNRNVGFVLQSFHLVPYLSALQNVMVPMLLANGRKGRTATEQRALGLLDQLGLGDRAEHLPRELSVGQQQRVAIARALVNDPEVILADEPTGNLDPALSREVLGILKALNQQEGRTVIMVTHSPEAATIGRQRLHLVDGRCRH from the coding sequence GTGTTCACACTGGAACGAATCAACAAGACCTACACCAGCCGGCGAGGGCTGGTGAAAGCGCTGGACGAGATCTCCCTCACGATCGAGGCCGGCGAGCTGATGACCATCACGGGGCCATCCGGCTCCGGCAAGACGACCCTGCTGCTGACCCTGGGCGGGATGATCCGGCCAAGCTCCGGCAGCATCCGCTTCAAGGGCGAGGAGCTGGCTTTCTCGGGAAGCCGGAAGCTGGCTCACTTCCGCAACCGGAACGTGGGCTTCGTGCTGCAGAGCTTTCACCTGGTGCCCTACCTGAGCGCCCTGCAGAACGTGATGGTGCCCATGCTGCTGGCCAATGGTCGGAAGGGCAGAACCGCCACCGAGCAGCGGGCGCTCGGCCTGCTGGACCAGTTGGGATTGGGCGACCGGGCCGAGCACCTGCCGCGCGAGCTGTCCGTGGGGCAGCAGCAGCGCGTGGCCATTGCCCGCGCCCTGGTCAATGACCCCGAGGTCATCCTGGCCGACGAACCCACGGGCAATCTGGACCCCGCCCTCAGTCGCGAGGTGCTGGGCATCCTGAAGGCTCTCAACCAGCAGGAGGGTCGCACGGTCATCATGGTCACCCACAGTCCGGAGGCCGCGACCATCGGCAGGCAGCGCCTGCACCTGGTGGATGGCCGCTGCCGGCATTGA
- a CDS encoding ABC transporter permease, whose translation MTLNTILWKELLLRKSRLLSGLLAITLGIAMIVGLKSVSAVSERAVQLKLDNLGANILVLPQAASVDDYYAADIDAPTFPEEYVERIATSALPGVDNLSPKLTRRIKVDGQAVILTGILPANELAAKPIWQSSGISGSELAATCGTSPEITKPSALLDERLQRKSVESLGPDEVLAGATVAERLALQEGGSLTLEGRSFTVARVIAATGTVDDSRVFAHLHEVQALLGIQGQVSAVEIMGCCSAISDGLLGKLRNILPDTRITTIGQIVSTQVETNRLMASVSRLLLVLIGLVGSLTIANYMWSNVEERRREIGTLLTLGAPRRVIYRLFMGKATVLGLLGGLCGFVLGTGAAMVIGPELAKLRVDPVWSLLPLALGLSVLISLLGSWCPTRRAARLDPASILQEL comes from the coding sequence ATGACGCTGAACACGATCCTCTGGAAGGAGCTCTTGCTGCGCAAGTCGCGGCTCCTCTCCGGCTTGCTGGCCATCACCCTGGGCATCGCCATGATCGTCGGGCTCAAATCGGTCTCGGCGGTCTCCGAGCGGGCGGTGCAACTCAAGCTGGACAACCTGGGCGCCAACATCCTGGTGCTGCCCCAGGCGGCCAGCGTGGACGACTACTACGCGGCGGACATCGACGCCCCCACCTTCCCCGAGGAATATGTGGAGCGCATCGCCACCTCCGCCCTGCCCGGCGTGGACAATCTCTCGCCCAAGCTCACCCGGCGCATCAAGGTGGACGGCCAGGCGGTCATCCTCACCGGCATCCTGCCCGCCAACGAGCTGGCGGCCAAGCCCATCTGGCAGAGTTCCGGCATCAGCGGCAGCGAGCTGGCCGCCACTTGCGGCACCAGCCCGGAAATCACCAAGCCCAGCGCCCTGCTGGACGAGAGACTGCAGCGCAAATCGGTGGAGTCCCTCGGTCCGGACGAGGTCCTGGCGGGAGCGACCGTGGCGGAACGCCTGGCCCTGCAGGAGGGCGGCAGCTTGACGCTGGAAGGCCGCTCCTTCACGGTGGCCCGGGTGATCGCGGCAACGGGCACGGTGGACGACAGCCGCGTCTTCGCCCACCTGCACGAGGTGCAGGCCCTGCTCGGCATCCAGGGACAGGTGAGCGCCGTGGAGATCATGGGCTGCTGCTCGGCCATCTCCGACGGGCTGCTCGGCAAGCTGCGCAACATCCTGCCGGACACGCGCATCACCACCATCGGGCAGATCGTCAGCACCCAGGTCGAGACCAACCGGTTGATGGCCAGCGTGTCCCGCCTGCTGCTGGTGCTGATCGGCCTGGTGGGCTCGCTGACCATCGCCAACTACATGTGGTCCAATGTGGAGGAGCGGCGCCGCGAGATCGGCACCCTGCTCACCCTGGGCGCCCCACGCCGCGTCATCTACCGGCTCTTCATGGGCAAGGCCACGGTGTTGGGGCTGCTGGGAGGCCTCTGCGGCTTCGTGCTGGGCACGGGCGCGGCCATGGTCATCGGACCGGAACTGGCCAAGCTGCGGGTGGATCCGGTCTGGTCCCTGCTGCCGCTCGCGCTGGGCCTTTCCGTCCTCATCTCGCTGCTGGGCAGCTGGTGTCCCACCCGTCGCGCGGCGCGCCTGGATCCCGCCAGCATCCTGCAGGAGCTTTGA
- a CDS encoding metalloregulator ArsR/SmtB family transcription factor, translating into MLDKLGQSSIFARMNSRQDPAEQPLERIFRALSERIRLRILFLLAEGEMCVGDIVRALMLPQAKVSQHLGYLSRAGLVQMRRSGLWRYYRLANDGSVGPRLLLPALLQSRSLVPEAAADGQRLLDLKTTGGCCPR; encoded by the coding sequence ATGCTTGACAAGCTGGGGCAAAGCTCTATATTCGCCCGCATGAATTCAAGACAGGATCCCGCCGAACAACCTCTCGAACGGATCTTCCGCGCCTTGAGCGAGAGAATAAGGCTCCGGATCCTGTTCCTGCTGGCCGAGGGCGAAATGTGCGTGGGCGACATCGTACGGGCCCTGATGCTGCCGCAGGCCAAGGTTTCCCAGCACCTGGGCTACCTGAGTCGCGCCGGGCTCGTGCAGATGCGGCGCAGTGGCCTCTGGCGCTACTACCGGCTGGCAAATGACGGGTCGGTCGGCCCCCGTCTCCTGCTGCCGGCCTTGCTCCAAAGCCGGTCCCTGGTGCCCGAGGCGGCCGCTGACGGCCAGCGCCTGCTTGATTTGAAAACGACAGGGGGCTGCTGCCCCCGCTGA